The DNA region TCTCTTTGCCAGCGGTCGACGCCAGCAGATCGTCCGAGCGATTCGAACGTGTGCGCAGCCGATATCGTTGGACACGCTCGTCGATACTGTCGTCGCACAGAATCCCGAGGAGGTCCCCGACGAAGCGGCGGTCCGAAAACGACTCCGAGTCACGTTGTACCACGTCGACCTGCCGAAACTCGACGAAGCGGATATTCTCTGTTTCGACGAGCAGGAGCGGGTCGTCACCGATGTCGCCGACGAAATCGATGGGGTCCGTCTCTGATGGCCGAGCCATCTCCGGAGCTGACGGTTTCCCAATCTCTTATGGCGCAATCGTAACGCCGTCGGTGCGCTCACGTAGAGCACGTGGCGCAGATCGAAATCACGCTCCCGAACGACAAGCAAGCACAGTTCGACCGTCTCACCGAAGAGGAGTTCCTCAACGAAGAACGAGCGATCGAGGAACTGCTCAACGCCGGACTCGACGCCTACAGAGGTGTCGTCGACCAGAAGAAACCCGAGGTCGAGCGAAGTCCGTTCGCCGCCGATGCCGAAGTGGGGTACGGTCGGCGCGGAGAGCTATAACTCGAACGACTGTTTTGCGCCCGTCTCGAGAGTCCAGACCGCCACCGAGTAGCCTGTGATTTCGAGAACACTCTCCGTCCGAACCCGCTCTGACCGAAAACCTCCCGGTGCGACTCGTTTCACACCGCGGTAAATCCGCTTCACCGGCTCCGCCGATTAGAATCGAAACTGCGCCTCTGTTACTCTTCGTCAGCCGCTGCGCTCCCGGAGCGTCTGTAAACGGTTACCCAACCGTCGGTCTCGACACTCACCTCGTACTCGTTGAACCGGAACCCCACGGTCGAGTGCGTGTTATCCCGATTGGCCTCCGGAGGGCTAAACAAGGCGTTTTCGATGGCCTCGACGTCGACGACCTCGTAGAGGGGCGGGTCTCTGATGTCGACGATAGGGACGTCCTCGGCGTCCGCGATTGCAGTTATGATTACCGTGGTCAGATCGCGGGCTTCGGTCGGGTCGTAGTGAGCTTGTGTCACGAAGGTCCATCCCTCGTCGGATGATTCCCTCGGCGTTAGTGTATCGACCGTTTCGGTGGGGGAGATGGTTTCATTGCTATGCTGGTTGGTGTCGTCTCTGGAACTCGAATCCGATTGCTTCTCGTCCATCGGGTTACTCCTGTTCGTAGTCACTCCGTGCGTGCGTCTCCTGTAACGCGTCGAGACTCGCTCCGGCGCCCTGCAGAGCCGCGAGCACCTGGACGGCGTTCTCGCCCGCGATGATATTTTCCTCGTCACCGTCGTCCTCGAACTCGATGATGTCCAACTCGACGAGCTTCGGGACGTGGGTGTGGTAGAGCGAGACGTACATCTCGTCGCGGTTGGACTCAGCGACGTTCTCCTCGGGGATATCCCGCTCCCAGGCGACGAGCTTCGTGGCCAACTCCGTGGGCGTCCACCGTGAACTGGATAAGAGCGAGTAGCAGAGATAGCGTCGTCTCGGACGGGCGAGCGCCTCGTAGACGAACTCCAGCTCCAGCACCTCCGCCGGTGGCGGGCGAGCAGTCTTGATGAAGACCTCGACGTTTCGTTGCAGGCCACCTGTCGAGTCAGGCCGCTCCGGAGCATCGACCATGCCACCCGCTGTGTTCCACACACTCATAAGTCCAATTTCGGCAATTTTGAGTGTCTGGATTCGATGTAGACGGGTCTCGGAACCGTTCCGCCTTCAGCTACTGCCGAAGAGAACCCCTCGGAGAGACGAAGTATATCTGCCGGTGTCGCGCTGCTGCACACGTTCTCCGTGTTCAGCAGCTGAATTCTGCCAGTACGCAAAGGTTCCAACGGGATCGCCAACACGATTTGTACGTGGTGTACAAATTGTAGAATTCTCACACATTCTACAATCTGCGGGATCTGAGTAACCGCCAAGAGGGCGTCGTATGAACGTCGGCAGCGGGCAGGCCCACTCTACTCGCGCGTGAGTACCGGCAGTCAGCGACTGTCGAACCGTTCGAGCGCCGCGAGGAGACCGACGTACTCGGCGCGTCGGGTCGCGAGCGCCGCCAGTCGGTCGTCAAGGTGGTCGAGTGCGGTGTGCACGTCGTCGACGACGGAGTCGGGGTCGCGTTCGCCGACCTCGAACTGCACCCGTCGGACGTGTTTGCAGCGAACGTCGCGGTACTGGAAGTCCGGGCAGGTGCAGGCGGGTTCGCGCGTGTCGACGACGTACTCGCGGCCGGCCTGGGTCCGGACGCGGTAGAAGTCGGGGGCCTCTCTTTCGACGAACATCGTCTCGGTGAGCGCGCGCACGTCGCGTTCGTCGACGGTCGTCGAAGGCGGTTCGGTCGGTGCGTCGGAGGTGTCTGGTGTCGATGTCATGTGTCGCCCTGGTGTGTTTCGGCGAGGCGAGATGCTCTGGGGGCTATCGGTTCGCACTCGGTTCAGGGGGCGCACGGGCATAAATCGACGTTTCGTCTGATTTCGAACCGGTCGGGTCGCGGATAACTCGCGAATCGACTACGACTGCCGCCGGGGACAGTCCCGGGCGGTGGCAACAAAACGCTGATGTGTACATCCGCCGATATCACGGTCGTGATCGGACGTATTCGACGGACCGTCGTCACCCTCCTCGCGGCACTTCTCCTCGTCTCGTCGGCCGGCGTCGGCGTCGCCGGGGGGTCGTCGTCTCCGGAGGCCGCCCTCGCGGCACCACACCAATCGGTGGCCGGGACGTCCGCCGCGGACGCGGCGTCCGCGGCATCCGTCGACGGCGTCGGCGTCGAACAACGGGTTCACCTCTCGAACGGTTCGGACTCCGGGACGGTGACCGCCGAGGTGACCTACCGCCTCGCCGAGGAGACATCCGCGCTCGAACTCCGGTTCGACGCGCCCTCGAACGTCACCGTCGTCGAGGCGAACGGGTTCGAGCGGGTCGAACCCGGCGTCTATCGGTGGACCGGCGAGAGTCGGCGGCCGACGCTGACGTTCGAGCGCTCGGTGAGCGAGACGACCCTCGACCACCGCGGCGCGGGCGTCGACGCCGGGGCGTGGGCCGCCGTCGACGTGCGTCGGTTCCTCCCCTCCATCCGCGGCACGACCGCCGGAGCGACGGGTGTCTCGACGCCGACAAGTGTCGAGGGGCCGGGCTACGCGACGCCGACGTTCGCGTATCTCGGCCCGGTGGAGACGTACAACCGCAGCGTCGACGGCGAGCGAGTCACGCTCGTCGTCCCCGAGGCGGCGTCGATGGCGTCGGAGCCGTCAGCGGTGCTCGCGTCTGTTTCATCGGCCGCCGAGCGGTTGCCGGCGGGCGACCACGACCGGGCGTACCTGTTCGCGATTCCCTCGGCGCACGTCCGGACGACCGCCGGCGGACTGAGCTTCGAGGGGGGCGAGACGGCGTGGGTCCGCGACGACGCCTCGGTCGAAGCCGGCGCGAACGTCTGGGTCCACGAGTACGTCCACCTGCGGCAGTCGTTCCGAACGACGCCCGAGATGGAGTGGTTCCGTGAGGCGAGCGCCGAGTACTACGCCAGCTATCTCCCCCTTCAGTCGGGAGACGTTCCGTTCGAGCGGTTTCGGGCGACGGTGAGCACCGAAGCGCACGCCGACGCCGTGCTCTCCTCCCCGTCGAACTGGTCGAGTCCCCTCGTGCCCTACCGGAAGGGCACACGTACGCTGGCGTCGCTCGACGCGTCGATTCACGGCGCCACCGACGGCGAGCGGACGCTGACGACGGTGTTCGAGCGGGTGAACGCCCACGACGGGACCGTCGACTACGAGACGTTCCGCGCGATAGTCGTCGACGTCTCAAACGAGTCGGTGGCGGCCGACCTCGACCGACACGTCCAGTCGACGGCGGCACCGAACGTCTCGGACCGACCGCA from Haloprofundus halobius includes:
- a CDS encoding DUF7344 domain-containing protein, producing MHDRPVDSSTAELDSRSVPSLSTGQLQTLFASGRRQQIVRAIRTCAQPISLDTLVDTVVAQNPEEVPDEAAVRKRLRVTLYHVDLPKLDEADILCFDEQERVVTDVADEIDGVRL
- a CDS encoding DUF7120 family protein, encoding MAQIEITLPNDKQAQFDRLTEEEFLNEERAIEELLNAGLDAYRGVVDQKKPEVERSPFAADAEVGYGRRGEL
- a CDS encoding HalOD1 output domain-containing protein — protein: MDEKQSDSSSRDDTNQHSNETISPTETVDTLTPRESSDEGWTFVTQAHYDPTEARDLTTVIITAIADAEDVPIVDIRDPPLYEVVDVEAIENALFSPPEANRDNTHSTVGFRFNEYEVSVETDGWVTVYRRSGSAAADEE
- a CDS encoding DUF7344 domain-containing protein, producing the protein MVDAPERPDSTGGLQRNVEVFIKTARPPPAEVLELEFVYEALARPRRRYLCYSLLSSSRWTPTELATKLVAWERDIPEENVAESNRDEMYVSLYHTHVPKLVELDIIEFEDDGDEENIIAGENAVQVLAALQGAGASLDALQETHARSDYEQE
- a CDS encoding SWIM zinc finger family protein, which produces MTSTPDTSDAPTEPPSTTVDERDVRALTETMFVEREAPDFYRVRTQAGREYVVDTREPACTCPDFQYRDVRCKHVRRVQFEVGERDPDSVVDDVHTALDHLDDRLAALATRRAEYVGLLAALERFDSR
- a CDS encoding thrombospondin type 3 repeat-containing protein; this translates as MIGRIRRTVVTLLAALLLVSSAGVGVAGGSSSPEAALAAPHQSVAGTSAADAASAASVDGVGVEQRVHLSNGSDSGTVTAEVTYRLAEETSALELRFDAPSNVTVVEANGFERVEPGVYRWTGESRRPTLTFERSVSETTLDHRGAGVDAGAWAAVDVRRFLPSIRGTTAGATGVSTPTSVEGPGYATPTFAYLGPVETYNRSVDGERVTLVVPEAASMASEPSAVLASVSSAAERLPAGDHDRAYLFAIPSAHVRTTAGGLSFEGGETAWVRDDASVEAGANVWVHEYVHLRQSFRTTPEMEWFREASAEYYASYLPLQSGDVPFERFRATVSTEAHADAVLSSPSNWSSPLVPYRKGTRTLASLDASIHGATDGERTLTTVFERVNAHDGTVDYETFRAIVVDVSNESVAADLDRHVQSTAAPNVSDRPHAYTQYPGDDPDDDGLTNAEERAAGTHPFVADTDGDGIPDGEERRQGTDPTTADVEAESTPTENDESDEETDSNDETDDSGETDGSDGGGGTDSDGDDESNDGDIDTDDDGLSDAEERDLGTDPTDADTDGDGYDDGREVAAGTDPTEPTGTAAFWVARVFASLKSLVSV